The proteins below come from a single Oryzias latipes chromosome 14, ASM223467v1 genomic window:
- the LOC110016400 gene encoding coiled-coil domain-containing protein 106-like, translating into MYTRSGAGRAKSPELKKSMKRKQTDEARLPDQAEVSPTAQLVTKQQQQQIKKLTEKIQRQEELIKELSAEKDFLKEQLAKHPPQASTNDIMLHGKQQKTSQVQSSSSASTSSSSSDSSDSSCSNSSSDSSSESSSSDEEKKKKKKKKKKKNGKKKKGTPKKKKKRGKSGKKRQIKARKHVRRARVPDEVVERYRKVLKAFNKGQTLTAAFRKVGVDRNTVVCSAAVAELAIAAPQKYSELKQFHNPKKKLSDFTKACIDTIDANSQIEDTINTFKKSGQLLPLGKGRY; encoded by the exons ATGTACACCCGCTCTGGAGCTGGAAGGGCTAAGTCGCCCGAGCTGAAGAAAAGTATGAAGAGGAAGCAAACAGATGAAGCACGTCTCCCTG ATCAGGCTGAAGTGTCACCTACTGCCCAGCTTGTaacaaaacaacagcaacaacaaatcAAAAAGCTGACAGAAAAAATTCAGAGGCAGGAGGAGCTCATCAAAGAGCTGTCAGCAGAAAAAGATTTTCTGAAAGAACAGCTAG caaaaCATCCTCCACAAGCCTCCACAAATGACATAATGCTGCAtgggaaacaacaaaaaacttccCAAGTTCAGTCAAGTTCATCTGCAAGTACATCAAGCAGTTCTTCAGACTCGAGTGACTCTTCATGCAGCAATTCTTCATCTGACTCTTCGTCTGAGTCTTCATCTTCAGatgaagagaagaagaagaagaagaagaagaagaagaagaagaatggaaagaagaagaagggaacaccaaaaaagaagaaaaaaagaggcaagAGTGGAAAGAAGAGACAAATCAAAGCCCGCAAACATGTCAGAAGAG CACGTGTCCCAGATGAGGTGGTGGAGCGTTACAGAAAGGTCCTCAAGGCCTTCAACAAAGGACAAACATTAACTGCAGCATTCAGAAAAGTGGGAGTAGATCGGAACACCGTTGTGTGCAGTGCTGCGGTGGCAGAACTTGCCATTGCAGCCCCACAGAAGTACTCCGAGCTAAAACAGTTTCACAATCCCAAAAAGAAACTTAGCGACTTTACAAAAGCTTGCATCGACACAATTGATGCAAATTCACAAATTGAAGACACaatcaacacttttaaaaaaagtggacAGTTACTGCCCCTTGGGAAGGGcagatattga